In Bradyrhizobium guangxiense, the following are encoded in one genomic region:
- the ndk gene encoding nucleoside-diphosphate kinase: MAIERTFSIIKPDATERNLTGAVNAVIEKAGLRIVAQKRIRMTKGQAETFYAVHKARPFFGELVDFMTSGPVVVQVLEGEGAIAKYREVMGATDPAKAAEGTVRKLYAKSIGENSVHGSDAPETAAIEIAQFFSGNEIVG, translated from the coding sequence ATGGCCATCGAACGCACCTTCTCGATCATCAAGCCCGACGCGACCGAGCGTAACCTGACCGGCGCGGTCAACGCCGTGATCGAAAAGGCGGGCCTGCGCATCGTCGCGCAGAAGCGCATCCGCATGACCAAGGGCCAGGCCGAGACCTTCTATGCGGTCCACAAGGCGCGCCCCTTCTTCGGCGAGCTGGTCGACTTCATGACCTCCGGTCCGGTTGTCGTACAGGTGCTGGAAGGCGAGGGTGCGATCGCCAAGTATCGCGAGGTGATGGGTGCGACCGATCCGGCCAAGGCCGCCGAGGGCACCGTCCGCAAGCTCTACGCAAAGTCGATCGGCGAGAACTCGGTGCACGGCTCGGACGCGCCGGAGACCGCCGCGATCGAAATCGCGCAGTTCTTCTCGGGCAACGAGATCGTCGGCTGA
- a CDS encoding DNA polymerase III subunit chi produces MTEALFYHLQNMTVENVLPPLLEKSLERGWRVVVQSTSEERADALDAHLWTYRDDSFLPHATWRVNDAADQPIVLAVEEGNPNGAHVRFLVDSAGLPQDAQGYERMVLLFNGDDPDALALARSAWTDCKARGFDVTYWQADERGRWQRRN; encoded by the coding sequence ATGACCGAAGCCCTGTTCTATCATCTGCAAAACATGACGGTGGAGAATGTGTTGCCGCCGCTTCTCGAGAAATCGCTCGAGCGCGGCTGGCGTGTCGTGGTGCAGTCGACCTCGGAGGAGCGGGCCGACGCGCTCGATGCTCACCTGTGGACCTATCGCGACGATTCCTTCCTGCCGCACGCGACATGGCGGGTGAACGATGCCGCCGACCAGCCGATCGTGCTGGCGGTCGAGGAGGGCAATCCCAACGGCGCCCATGTCCGCTTCCTGGTCGATAGTGCCGGCCTCCCGCAGGATGCGCAGGGCTATGAGCGCATGGTGCTGCTGTTCAACGGTGACGATCCGGATGCGCTGGCGCTCGCCCGCAGCGCCTGGACGGATTGCAAGGCTCGGGGATTTGATGTCACCTATTGGCAGGCCGACGAGCGGGGCCGGTGGCAGCGTCGGAATTAG
- a CDS encoding ABC-F family ATP-binding cassette domain-containing protein → MLVISDLSIRLAGRLLIDQSSVQITPGSRVGLVGRNGTGKSTLFKVIRGELAAEHGSVTLPPRWRIGSLAQEAPNGPESLISVVLKADLERDALLHEAESATDPHRIAEIQTRLVDIDAHSAPSRAAAILSGLGFSAADQLRPCAEFSGGWRMRVALAATLFAAPDLLLLDEPTNYLDLEGTLWLEDHLAHYPRTVIVISHDRDLLESSVDQILHLERGRLTLYKGSYSSFEEQRAARELLDAKAVKRQEAERARLQAFVDRFKAKASKARQAQSRVKMLERLKPITALVTEDVREISFPAPEKILSPPIIAVDNASVGYDPASPVLSRVTLRIDNDDRIALLGANGNGKSTLVKLLAGRLAPFSGKVTRADKLSIAYFAQHQLDELNEDASAYDHVRKLMGDAPEAKVRARAGAIGFSGKAADTKAGKLSGGEKARLLLGLATFFGPNMIILDEPTNHLDIDSRGALAEAINEFPGAVIMVSHDRYLIEACADRLWIVADRTVTNYDGDLDDYRRLVLSTRNADAPRERSASSEKPQRARADNRGGLKKRIAEAEAEIARVSEIITKIDTALALPDIFTRDPKQAAQLSKARANAADALARAEEQWLEASTQYDEAAG, encoded by the coding sequence ATGCTTGTCATCTCCGACCTCTCGATCCGCCTCGCCGGACGCCTTCTGATTGACCAGAGTTCCGTGCAGATCACGCCGGGATCGCGCGTTGGTCTGGTCGGACGCAACGGCACCGGCAAGTCGACGCTGTTCAAGGTGATCCGCGGTGAACTCGCGGCCGAGCACGGCTCCGTGACCCTGCCGCCGCGCTGGCGCATCGGCAGCCTGGCGCAGGAAGCCCCGAACGGCCCCGAGAGCCTGATCTCGGTCGTGCTCAAGGCGGATCTCGAGCGCGATGCATTGCTGCATGAGGCCGAGAGTGCGACCGATCCGCATCGGATCGCCGAGATCCAGACTCGCCTCGTCGACATCGACGCGCATTCGGCGCCGAGCCGCGCCGCCGCGATCCTGTCCGGCCTCGGCTTCTCCGCCGCCGACCAGCTCCGTCCCTGCGCCGAATTCTCCGGCGGCTGGCGCATGCGCGTCGCGCTCGCCGCAACGCTGTTCGCGGCTCCTGACCTTCTGCTGCTCGACGAGCCCACCAACTATCTCGATCTCGAAGGCACGCTGTGGCTGGAGGATCACCTTGCGCATTATCCGCGCACGGTGATCGTGATCAGCCACGACCGCGACCTCCTGGAAAGCTCGGTCGACCAGATCCTGCATCTGGAGCGCGGCAGGCTCACGCTCTACAAGGGCTCCTATTCCTCGTTCGAGGAGCAGCGCGCCGCACGCGAGCTGCTCGACGCCAAGGCCGTCAAACGCCAGGAGGCCGAACGCGCGCGGCTGCAGGCCTTCGTCGACCGCTTCAAGGCCAAGGCCTCAAAAGCCCGGCAGGCACAGTCTCGCGTGAAAATGCTGGAACGGCTGAAGCCGATCACGGCGCTGGTCACCGAGGACGTGCGCGAGATCAGCTTTCCTGCGCCGGAAAAAATCCTGTCGCCGCCGATCATTGCCGTGGACAACGCTTCGGTCGGCTACGATCCGGCGAGCCCGGTGCTGAGCCGCGTCACCTTGCGCATCGACAATGACGATCGCATCGCGCTGTTAGGGGCCAACGGCAACGGCAAGTCGACGCTGGTGAAGCTGCTCGCCGGGCGCCTCGCGCCGTTCTCCGGCAAGGTGACACGCGCGGACAAGCTGTCGATCGCCTATTTCGCGCAGCATCAGCTCGACGAGCTCAACGAGGACGCCTCCGCCTATGACCACGTCCGCAAGCTGATGGGCGATGCGCCGGAGGCCAAGGTGCGGGCGCGCGCCGGCGCGATCGGCTTCTCCGGCAAGGCGGCCGATACCAAGGCCGGCAAATTGTCGGGCGGCGAGAAGGCGCGGCTGCTCCTGGGCCTTGCGACCTTCTTCGGCCCCAACATGATCATCCTGGACGAGCCGACCAACCATCTCGACATCGACAGCCGCGGCGCTTTGGCCGAAGCGATCAACGAATTTCCCGGCGCGGTGATCATGGTCTCGCACGACCGCTATCTGATCGAGGCCTGCGCCGATCGGCTCTGGATCGTCGCTGATCGCACCGTGACCAATTACGACGGCGACCTCGACGACTACCGCCGCCTGGTGCTGTCCACCCGCAACGCGGACGCCCCGCGCGAGCGCAGTGCGTCCAGCGAGAAACCGCAGCGGGCAAGAGCGGACAATCGCGGAGGCTTGAAGAAGCGCATCGCGGAAGCCGAAGCCGAGATCGCCCGCGTCAGCGAGATCATCACCAAGATCGACACCGCGCTCGCTTTGCCCGACATTTTTACGCGCGATCCCAAGCAGGCCGCGCAGTTGTCCAAGGCGCGCGCCAATGCTGCCGACGCACTGGCGCGGGCCGAGGAGCAATGGCTGGAGGCGAGCACGCAGTATGACGAGGCGGCGGGGTAG
- a CDS encoding tripartite tricarboxylate transporter substrate-binding protein, which yields MRFIALVSALLLPFGAAFAQDYPTRPITVLVPFAAGGPTDTIARLTAAGMAKLLGQQIIVENATGAGGTIGTTRAARAQPDGYTLLIHHVGISTAATLYRNLSYDTKTAFAPIGLVTNAPMTIIARPDFPADTLKDLVAYAQQQGDKLTYANAGLGAASHLCGMLFMTAIQKQLTTVPYKGNGPIMNDLLGKQIDLTCDQATNTTGPITAKQVKAYAVTTKERLKSLRDLPTADEAGLKGFELGVWHGLYAPKGTPPAVIQKLTAALQTALKDPALIARFNDINTEPVPQDKATPEALGAMLASEIDRWAPIIKAAGQYAD from the coding sequence ATGCGGTTCATCGCCCTCGTATCGGCTCTGCTGTTGCCGTTTGGCGCGGCGTTCGCGCAGGACTATCCGACGAGGCCGATCACCGTGCTGGTTCCGTTCGCCGCGGGCGGGCCGACCGACACCATCGCCCGGCTGACGGCCGCGGGCATGGCGAAATTGCTGGGACAGCAAATCATCGTCGAAAACGCGACCGGCGCCGGCGGCACGATCGGCACGACCCGTGCCGCGCGTGCCCAGCCCGACGGCTACACGCTACTGATCCATCATGTCGGCATCTCGACCGCCGCAACGCTCTACCGCAATCTCAGCTACGACACCAAGACGGCCTTTGCGCCGATCGGGCTCGTGACCAACGCGCCGATGACCATCATCGCGCGTCCGGATTTTCCGGCGGACACGCTCAAGGACCTCGTCGCCTACGCCCAGCAGCAGGGCGACAAGCTCACCTACGCCAATGCCGGCTTGGGTGCGGCGTCGCATCTCTGCGGCATGCTGTTCATGACGGCGATCCAGAAGCAGCTCACCACGGTGCCGTACAAGGGCAACGGCCCGATCATGAACGATCTGCTCGGCAAGCAGATCGATCTCACCTGCGACCAGGCGACGAACACGACCGGGCCGATCACGGCCAAGCAGGTCAAGGCCTACGCGGTCACCACCAAGGAACGGCTGAAGAGTCTTCGCGATCTGCCGACGGCCGACGAGGCCGGCCTCAAGGGGTTCGAGCTCGGCGTCTGGCACGGCCTCTATGCGCCCAAGGGCACGCCGCCGGCGGTCATTCAGAAGCTGACGGCGGCTCTGCAGACCGCGCTGAAGGATCCGGCCTTGATCGCGCGGTTCAACGACATCAACACCGAGCCGGTGCCGCAGGACAAGGCGACGCCGGAGGCGTTGGGCGCGATGCTGGCGAGTGAGATCGACCGCTGGGCGCCGATCATCAAGGCCGCCGGCCAATACGCGGATTGA
- a CDS encoding TerC family protein, which produces MNWLWQIFDPATIGAFFTQFRNEMAEPTFWIAVGKIIWINILLSGDNALVIALACRGLSPRHRLWGMIFGAGAAVMLRIIFTGIVASLMELPYLKLVGGLALIVIAAKLLVPEHDDEDDVDAAAHLWQAVQIVVVADIVMSLDNVIAVAAAANGSVPLLILGLAISVPLIVAGAALIMALLEKLPVLVWAGAALLGWIAGEVIATDPGIAPKLHTLFDGPFGASLDSMFGALRVPLQFGHGGAGGEYFCAALGVVVVLVVGTIWRRRSLTAAALESSERHARASAE; this is translated from the coding sequence GTGAACTGGCTCTGGCAGATCTTCGATCCCGCTACGATCGGGGCATTCTTCACCCAGTTCCGCAATGAGATGGCCGAACCGACCTTCTGGATCGCGGTCGGCAAGATCATCTGGATCAACATCCTCCTCTCCGGCGACAACGCGCTCGTGATCGCGCTCGCCTGCCGCGGCCTGTCGCCGCGGCACCGGCTGTGGGGCATGATCTTCGGTGCCGGCGCAGCGGTGATGCTGCGCATTATCTTCACCGGCATTGTGGCCAGCCTGATGGAGCTGCCGTACCTCAAGCTGGTCGGCGGTCTTGCGCTGATCGTGATCGCGGCCAAGCTCCTGGTGCCGGAACACGACGACGAGGACGACGTCGACGCGGCCGCGCATCTGTGGCAGGCCGTGCAGATCGTCGTGGTCGCCGACATCGTCATGAGTCTCGACAACGTCATTGCGGTCGCTGCCGCGGCCAATGGCAGCGTGCCGCTCCTGATCCTCGGCCTTGCCATCAGCGTGCCGCTGATTGTTGCCGGTGCGGCGCTGATCATGGCGCTGCTGGAAAAGCTGCCGGTGTTGGTCTGGGCCGGTGCGGCGCTGCTCGGCTGGATCGCGGGCGAGGTGATCGCGACCGACCCCGGCATCGCGCCGAAGCTGCACACGCTGTTCGATGGCCCGTTCGGCGCCTCGCTCGACTCGATGTTCGGCGCCTTGCGTGTCCCGCTGCAGTTCGGCCATGGCGGCGCTGGCGGCGAATATTTCTGCGCCGCGCTCGGCGTGGTCGTCGTGCTGGTGGTCGGCACCATCTGGCGCCGGCGCAGCCTGACGGCTGCCGCGCTGGAATCGTCCGAGCGGCACGCCAGGGCGTCGGCCGAGTAG
- the lptF gene encoding LPS export ABC transporter permease LptF, with protein sequence MGSIDRYIFRTTLASFALVLVSLTGVIWITQALRGIDLMTSQGQTILTFLGITSLVIPALVLIISPIALMIAISHTLNKLATDSEIIVMNAAGFSPFRLFYPFFYATCVVALLVAFIAAYLAPDGMRRIKQWDAEITADVLTNILQPGRFAQLDKNLTIRIRERLPGGILAGIFIDDRRDPNERVSIVAERGEVVKNDTGSFLVLETGNLQRFEAGKRDPALVAFGRYGFDMSKFSNQGRDVTLGIRERYLWELFSPSEDDPVYKQIPGQFRSALHDSLLAPIYPFAFAVLTFAFLGAPRTTRQSRNFSIGSSILAVFGLRMAGFACSVMAVKSSSPVLVQYAMVFGAIAVGLWMIIGGVVVEPPPGLMEAINRSNARIARLFGRPATA encoded by the coding sequence ATGGGGTCGATCGATAGGTATATTTTCCGCACCACGCTGGCGTCGTTTGCGCTGGTCCTGGTCAGCCTCACCGGCGTGATCTGGATTACGCAGGCGTTGCGCGGCATCGACCTGATGACGAGCCAGGGTCAGACCATCCTCACCTTCCTCGGCATCACCAGCCTCGTCATCCCGGCGCTGGTCCTGATCATCTCGCCGATCGCGCTGATGATCGCGATCTCGCACACGCTCAACAAGCTGGCGACCGATTCCGAGATCATCGTGATGAATGCCGCCGGCTTCTCGCCGTTCCGGCTGTTCTATCCGTTCTTCTACGCCACCTGCGTGGTGGCGCTGCTGGTCGCCTTCATCGCGGCCTATCTTGCTCCCGACGGCATGCGGCGGATCAAGCAGTGGGACGCCGAGATCACCGCGGACGTGCTCACCAACATCCTGCAGCCCGGTCGCTTCGCCCAGCTCGACAAGAACCTCACGATCCGGATTCGCGAACGGCTGCCCGGCGGCATCCTTGCCGGCATCTTCATCGACGATCGCCGCGATCCCAACGAGCGCGTCTCGATCGTCGCCGAACGCGGCGAGGTCGTGAAGAACGACACCGGCTCGTTCCTGGTGCTGGAGACCGGCAATCTCCAGCGTTTCGAGGCGGGCAAGCGCGATCCGGCGCTGGTGGCGTTCGGCCGCTACGGCTTCGACATGTCGAAATTCTCCAACCAGGGCCGCGACGTCACCCTGGGCATCCGCGAGCGCTATCTCTGGGAGCTGTTCTCGCCGTCCGAGGATGATCCCGTCTACAAGCAGATTCCCGGCCAGTTCCGCTCGGCCCTGCACGACAGCCTGCTCGCGCCGATCTATCCCTTCGCTTTTGCCGTGCTGACCTTCGCCTTCCTGGGCGCGCCGCGCACCACGCGTCAGAGCCGCAACTTCTCGATCGGCTCCTCGATCCTCGCGGTGTTCGGCCTGCGCATGGCGGGCTTTGCCTGCTCGGTGATGGCGGTGAAGTCGTCAAGCCCGGTGCTGGTGCAATACGCGATGGTTTTCGGCGCCATCGCGGTCGGGCTGTGGATGATCATCGGCGGCGTCGTGGTCGAGCCGCCCCCTGGCCTGATGGAGGCCATCAACAGGTCGAACGCGCGCATCGCGCGCCTGTTCGGACGTCCGGCCACCGCATGA
- a CDS encoding leucyl aminopeptidase codes for MSDAIKVGFVPLSSAVRGILVVFCDDSLKVGPVTAKALGGAVDLVKRAAAAAAFKGKSGAALDILAPEGVKATRLLVIGAGKAAGLKANDFLKFGGVAASKLSAGSAAMTIMAELPGGAMTSEQAVAIASGLRLRAYKFDRYKTKKKDGEEGGSRADVSLAVGDAAAAKKAFVAAGHVVDGVMIARDLVNEPPNVLFPEEFARRASQLRKLGVKVEVLDVKAMQKLGMGALLGVGQGSARPSRTVVMRWDGGKKGEAPVSFIGKGVCFDTGGISIKPAGSMEDMKGDMGGAACVVGLMHALAARKAKANVVGAIGLVENMPDGNAQRPGDIVTSMSGQTIEIINTDAEGRLVLADVLWYVAKKVKPKFMVDLATLTGAIVVALGTEHAGMFSNNDELAERLLTAGVECGEKVWRMPLGPEYDKLIDSQFADMKNTGGRHGGSITAAQFLQRFVDGVPWAHLDIAGTAMGAPKTDVNQSWGSGYGVRLLDRLVADHYERK; via the coding sequence ATGTCCGATGCCATCAAGGTCGGCTTCGTCCCGTTGTCATCAGCCGTCCGTGGCATCCTGGTCGTATTCTGCGACGACAGCCTGAAGGTCGGGCCAGTGACGGCCAAGGCGCTGGGCGGCGCTGTCGATCTCGTGAAGCGCGCGGCGGCGGCCGCCGCCTTCAAGGGGAAGAGCGGGGCGGCGCTGGATATCCTGGCGCCGGAAGGGGTCAAGGCTACGCGCCTGCTCGTGATCGGCGCCGGCAAGGCGGCCGGCCTGAAGGCGAACGATTTCCTCAAATTCGGCGGTGTGGCGGCGAGCAAGCTTTCCGCCGGCAGCGCCGCCATGACCATCATGGCGGAGCTGCCGGGTGGCGCCATGACGAGCGAGCAGGCGGTTGCGATCGCCTCCGGCCTGCGCCTGCGCGCCTACAAGTTCGACCGTTACAAGACCAAGAAGAAGGACGGCGAGGAGGGCGGCTCGCGCGCCGATGTCTCACTTGCGGTCGGCGATGCCGCTGCTGCAAAGAAGGCGTTCGTCGCGGCCGGCCACGTCGTCGACGGCGTGATGATCGCGCGCGACCTCGTCAACGAGCCGCCGAACGTGCTGTTCCCCGAGGAGTTCGCGCGCCGCGCCAGCCAGCTCCGCAAGCTCGGCGTCAAGGTCGAGGTGCTCGATGTCAAGGCGATGCAGAAGCTCGGCATGGGCGCACTGCTCGGCGTCGGCCAGGGCTCGGCACGGCCGAGCCGCACCGTGGTCATGCGCTGGGACGGCGGCAAGAAGGGCGAGGCGCCGGTCAGCTTCATCGGCAAGGGCGTCTGCTTCGATACCGGCGGCATCTCGATCAAGCCGGCCGGCAGCATGGAGGACATGAAGGGCGACATGGGGGGCGCGGCCTGCGTCGTCGGCCTGATGCACGCGCTGGCGGCGCGCAAGGCCAAGGCCAACGTGGTCGGCGCCATCGGCCTCGTCGAGAACATGCCTGACGGCAACGCGCAGCGGCCGGGCGATATCGTCACCTCGATGTCGGGCCAGACCATCGAGATCATCAACACCGACGCCGAAGGCCGCCTCGTGCTGGCCGACGTGCTCTGGTACGTCGCCAAGAAGGTGAAGCCGAAATTCATGGTGGATCTGGCGACGCTGACCGGCGCGATCGTGGTCGCGCTCGGCACCGAGCATGCCGGCATGTTCTCCAACAATGACGAGCTTGCCGAACGCCTGCTGACGGCCGGCGTCGAGTGCGGGGAAAAGGTCTGGCGCATGCCGCTCGGTCCCGAATACGACAAGCTGATCGATTCCCAGTTCGCCGACATGAAGAACACCGGCGGTCGTCATGGCGGCTCGATCACCGCAGCGCAGTTCCTGCAGCGCTTCGTCGACGGTGTGCCCTGGGCCCATCTCGACATCGCCGGCACCGCCATGGGCGCGCCCAAGACCGACGTCAACCAGAGCTGGGGCAGCGGCTACGGTGTTCGTCTGCTCGATCGCCTGGTCGCCGACCATTACGAGCGCAAATGA